In Camelina sativa cultivar DH55 chromosome 17, Cs, whole genome shotgun sequence, the genomic stretch CACGTGCCTTGCTTTGGTGGTGATCGCTATAGGTTTGGTCTTTGGTTTTGGGGTTTTCAAACACGAATTCCACAAGATCCATGAAACTATTCATCTAGATTGTGATCCGAGAGTCGGCTGCACTGGCGGTAGCCGCCGCGCTTACGGTTTCATAGCTCCTCCAAACAGATTCTAGCTGAGAAGGAAGACATAAGCTCAACTTATAGATTTAGACCTTGTTTTAATTATTCATTCTCATTGGTTATGTATTGGATTTcgtctttatttttctttatgtttaatttctaatttcgAATGTTTGTTTATTAGTGATTTGATAATTATCATATCcctttgaaatttatttaaatgaagTCACTCTCTATTACAGCCCACTGTAAAACATACACGATCTATAACCTAAATAAACAGTTACAGCACCGGGAGTTTCTTGTAGCAAAAGCAACACCCTGAGTTGCTTCTAAGATCGGAAAGATTCATAGCTTACATAAGTTTACCAACctgcatatataattaaacataatttgaaattgtttgttttgatgatCTTCGATCTAATATTATCCCATTGAAATATATGTAATCGATCACACACACGTTCTACCTAACtagaggttttttttctttttctttcggaGCTTAAGCAAAACCTACTAATGGCTTGTATAGCCACCTGTCGAGCATCTTAACTAATCacattacaaaactaaaaattcaTCCCGTCACGCAGATGGAAGCCTTTCGGCTTTCTCTATAATTGCCCCATGGTTACATACGTGTTCTAACCTAACTAAACAATTAGAGCATTAAGAGCTTTCTTGGAGCTTAAGCAACTTTACCAACTTCGAACCAAGCCCGTCGGCAATCTTATCTTTTGATcacattacaaaattaaatgttCAGCAGCTGGTAAGTTCAGATCGAGTATTCTGTCGAAGAAAATGTCTTTCTTCTCTCCCAGTATAAAACGCCTCATTGACAccaaagagaaagataaaaagaagaaaaaaaaaacttctatatatatcaactgactttttttctttttctgtatctCAATGGTCGGACAAAAAGAgacaaatgaaaaaataaaacaccaactaaatgaaaaaattcaaatatcttgcagagatttttatgtttttgtcttcTATACGTACCCATTTGGTCTTTCGCCGCCGTTGCTCTTAGCTGTTCTTCTCTGCAGATCTGCATCGTAGTGTTGGAACGCAGCATCAAGAGCCTGGCAAAGAGAATCGTTCAAGATCAATTTTAAACCGGACTCTTGGTTTGGCTATATAAACTGGATATAGATGCAATAAGAGttgaaaatataaacttaatCGAGACATAATGTAATGCAACTCTTTCTGTATATATTGGAAGAAACTAACCTGTTGCATTGGGCGAACCAGTAAAGAAACCTGATGCCGGAGATCAGATTGCACTGACTCTTTCATTGCCTGAGTTACATGGAGTTTAATAAACCGTATAGTATACCATATACAATATGATTCGACTTCTAATTTACccaaatttcattttcttaaacGCATTGGTATAAAGAGATTAGGATCTACTATTCTACTGTCCTAACAGATATACTCCCAGTTGCTTATTTTGTCAGAAAGATGAAGAATATCGAAGCTTACATCGAGTTTTGAATAAGTATTGGACATTGCATCCTTCAGTTTACCAACCTGCATAATAACAAAACATCACAAGAACCCACAAAAGAGATTCGGTATAATAACTTGCTCTTGGTGTATAATAAGTAAGATTAAATGTTCATCGAGAAAGCCTAGGAATCAATGTATGTAGCAAACTTTGGGATTGGGAGATTTGAAAACTACAATAAATTACCTTGGTATGAAGATATGGGGTCGTTATCGGATAAGATGACCAAAAATGTCTTAGTAATTCTTGTATTGATGTCCAATGCTGTAGATGAAAGAAGAAAGTCCTCTTATCCATAGGCATTACTACCCAATCTTCACTAATCAGTACATATAGAGCTTCTTGTCACTTAGGACACTGGAAAATGTCGGACTTACGTGTAGAACTTCATCCTTATTGGACTTTGGTAATCTGTCTAGAAAGCTCTCTCGTGGGTTCTTCCCAATAATATTTTTGGCAGTTGAGATAGTACGGGTTAACGAACTGAAAACCTGTAGGGTCAGCAATTTTTAGCTCAGGCAACAAAGCAATAAGTTATGGTTTCTCTAGTCAGCACACATTTTATTATGAGATAGAATAGCACCTCGAAGGAAACTTCAGGCTTAATCAACGGATCACTTAATCCTGTAGCTCTAATCTCCACAATGGATTCTTTTAGTAATCCATAAGCTTCATGGACATTTCTCTTTAATCCCTTTGCTCCTCTGGGTACATTGACGACGTTTCCTTGTTGAGATTCAAAGTAATCACGAGGATCCTGATTCCAAACAAGAAAGGGTAAGGGGATTAACGCAGCATCCATCATCAATTGTGAAAACCTTTATATTGGCAGAAATCCAAACCTTGATAGAAAGCGGGGCTAACGGGAAGTTTTGTGGTGCTTGAAGATCCTCCATTCCAGCTACACGGGACATTCTTTCCAATCTCTCCTGATTAGCGTCCTTGGTGGTCTCCCCATCAGCTTTGCTTACTAACAGGGGTAAAAATAGAGATGGATAGCAAGGTCAGATGAATATAAAATGTGGCATTGCCCATCGATTAGCAcagtaaaaaaaagaagcaaacgtGAAACATCAAACCTTGTTTAACCCGTGTGAGAGCCTCTGCAACAACCCTCGTATCTTCTGAATCAACATCTGCTTACCAATTGAGAggaatattattgtatatttaccaacattttatatttatcgTATCTTCTGAATCAACATAAATGTTTACACTTCATGAACTGTCAACCGTTATAAAATGTTCATTAAGATGAATTCAAATGAGGTGCTTAGAGGTGTTTACCAATGCTTCTGCCTTCCAATACAACAGCAGCATGACGATTAAGATCTTGCAAAAGTGATCGTTTAAACTGGTCATTCTGTGGTTCAACAACATCCATGGTGCCATCACGCTGGATCCCGTGGTCCTGTGTTACAGGAATGTTAAATTAAGCACAATATAAGATAATTTAATACAGTATATTGTAAATAATCTTTCAACCGCATACAAAGAGCACAANNNNNNNNNNNNNNNNNNNNNNNNNNNNNNNNNNNNNNNNNNNNNNNNNNNNNNNNNNNNNNNNNNNNNNNNNNNNNNNNNNNNNNNNNNNNNNNNNNNNNNNNNNNNNNNNNNNNNNNNNNNNNNNNNNNNNNNNNNNNNNNNNNNNNNNNNNNNNNNNNNNNNNNNNNNNNNNNNNNNNNNNNNNNNNNNNNNNNNNNNNNNNNNNNNNNNNNNNNNNNNNNNNNNNNNNNNNNNNNNNNNNNNNNNNNNNNNNNNNNNNNNNNNNNNNNNNNNNNNNNNNNNNNNNNNNNNNNNNNNNNNNNNNNNNNNNNNNNNNNNNNNNNNNNNNNNNNNNNNNNNNNNNNNNNNNNNNNNNNGCTAACGGGAAGTTTTGTGGTGCTTGAAGATCCTCCATTCCTGCTACACGGGACATTCTTTCCAATCTCTCCTGATTAGCGTCCTTGGTGGTCTCCCCATCAGTTTTGCTTACTAACAGGGGTAAAAAGAGAGATGGATAGCAAGGTCAGATGAATATAAAATGTGGCATTGCCCATCGATTAgcacagtaaaaaaaaagaagcaaacgtGAAACATAGTAGAATGAAACATCAAACCTTGTTTAACCCGTGTGAGAGCCTCTGCAACAGTCCTCGTATCTTCTGAATCAACATCTGCATACCAATTGAGAggaatattattgtatatttaccACCAAGAATTAAAGTCAACAGGCCAACATAAATGTTTACACTTCATGAACTGTCTACCGTTATAAAATGTTCATTAAgatgaaaatattcaaatgagGTGCTTAGAGGTGTTTACCAATGCTTCTGCCTTCCAATACAACAGCAGCATGACGATTAAGATCTTGCAAAAGTGATCGTTTAAAGTGGTCATTCTGTGGTTCAACAACATCCATGGTGCCATCACGCTGGATCCCGTGGTCCTGTGTTACAGGAATGTTAAATTCACAATATAAGATAATTTGATACAGTATATTGTAAATAATCTTTCAACCGCATACAAAGAGCACAATGTCAATGTTGAGATTAAAGTTCTCTAGATATCAGTTTTGAGCTACTTCTCACACATGCTAATATAAAAGTATCGGTCATGTGGATAAGCAAAAGCAGTAACTTAGAATTATCTGAAAGAAACTaaatttcttgatttaacaatTCTGATCAGGTTCGCTAAGActtctagaaaacaaaacatgtgaCACACATGGTAACGAATTTGATTCTTAACACCGTTAGTATTGTCCCAGTTCTTGCCATACTATTTCTTTCAGGGATAGACAATACGTTAACACCAACACTAAAAACATCGACGAAAGACATTTCTGTCTATGTGAATCTGTACAGTATTAACTGAACATTGAAATTTTCTTGCAACAGAACCATTGATGAGCTATTTTGAAATTATCCAAACCTTTCACATACAGTGGTAGTTAAGTTACTTACCATAAGATGACTGTAGTCGTCTCCCTCGTCAGCCTCCATGTCAAGAGTTGGATCAACCCGTCTAATCTACAGAAATAACATTCAAGCCAGATGGATATGccacatatattttcttttcaagcAAAATACATGGAAATGATTAATCCATAGAAGAAAACTAACCTTTTGACGAGTTTCCCGAGCCAATATCTCATCAGGCTTCAGAAATACAGCGAGTTCCTCGTCCTCAGCAGCTTCTGCTGCAGCTACTGCTGTATTTTTGGTGCTGTAAAGATACTCtgctctaaaatattttgtccaGAAGTCTTTTTCTGTCATCTACCGTAGGAAAATAACTACCAAAGCCAGTTAAGATTCGTCTTATTTGAAGATTAAACCTATAAACAAAGATTGTCACGGTGTGCTAGTTTTTGTTACCTTACTCGGAACATAATTTATGAATGCCTGCCGTACAGCCGGCTTCTCAGCAAAAATCTGAAAGCgtaatgaagaaaacataagtgAGAAAAGGACTGTAGCATGAATGAAGTAACATTTCAGTAATACTTGTAAGGAATTTACTGGCTAAGCAAGCACAACATAGAAGGTGGGCTGAAAGCTGTTAAAACGGTTCATATTCCTCACTCATATTCTCACATTGGACTGAGAAAATTCAAGCACATGATGCAACCTGAACACCTATCAATGGATTTCTCACCCAATCTATCACTAACTGCGACTTCAGCCCCATAAATATACAAACTTATAATGACGACCTTTAAGAATCCAACTTGGATTCGGATTCCGAAACTTATAGAACACTATCACTAATAAAAGAATAACACAGTGAACCAAAGAGCTCACCTGAAAAATGATCTCAGGTGTCAAGTTAAACGTCACTCTATTAgtctgaaagaagaaaaatgaagaaagtGGTTAGCAAACCAGCAGAGATTTCACATGAtaatatgatattattatatcaacacATAAATGTAATTAATCCGAATACATCAGTGTAGGTGcatcgttttttattttcttacacaagCATGTACATGAACATGGTATAACTAAAGAGGCTGTACTAACTGCCAGGAAGGAGCTGAGTAAAATGGAACCATACGTACCCGTCCATCAGTAGATGGTTTGTTACCAGAAACCATCATGCTCTTAAGCCCGAGCTGCTGCTTTGACTTTCGGATGGAATCTCTACCAAGTAATTTCTACAATCAGAATAAAGTCAGTCAGTAACTACAACGACACTGAAGAGAACGAGAAGCAAGggaaaacagaaagaagaaagtaACCTTCCTTGTAGCCCAGAATTCATCTTCCGTCAGGACTTTACTTTCCACAAATTGCTTATGCAATCTCTGCAGCTCACTTCATACCAtgtatatattactcaatgagCCAATGaaacttaaaacaaacaaaaaaaaaaggcaactTGATGTTCTGATTACGACGTACCTATTTTCTTTAAGAAGCTTGAAGCGTAGCTCGAATTCTTTAATACTGAGTTGCTCGGTAGATGTCGAGACAGCTGCTTTCTTAGGCTCCTCGTCAGATTTAATAAGGACCGCtgtttatagtttaaaaaaaaaaggtttacagAATAGTTCCCCAACCgataaaaagcaaaacaaaggcaGATGGAGCTTACCGACGAAGTCACGGCAAGTATGCATATCGGGATAATTTTCAAACTCAAAGATATGATTCCGTCCCTGTAAACCAAAGATGAGGAGGAAACTTCAAAATTcagataaatttttttgaagcaCAGAATGAAGAAtgtcaagagaagaagagacctGGTAGGTAGTGAGATGGAGCCAAGGAGGTTTACTAGATCCTTCTTTGGTATTTTTatgacctgaaaaaaaaaattgaatgaaatTTTTGATAATAACAAACTGTGCGAGACGAAATCTCCAGGCAACTGTGCAAATGACTCATTGAATCAGAGAATCTGTAACATACTTTTGATGTTTTTAGTCTGCAATTTGAGCTTTGAATCTGATTTGGGATCATTAGGGACGAAGAGTAACATCACTTCGTTCTGCGAATTGAAGAAACAGTTATAAGCAGATCGATAGGTGTTATtactcaaaacaaaagagagagcgAAAGGGAAGGCTCTTTGCATACAATTCTGAGAAATCCAGGAGTTCCTGGATCTTTGATAGAGCTCTTGTATTTGACTCCTCGGTTCTCCACTTGCTCACCAGCCATCTCAAAATCGGTGGATCAAGCTATACTGGAATCTAGGGTTTTATGTTGTTCTCTATGAACGAGacgacggagagagagagagaggtgaacGTTCGACTCCTCTGCTCTTGAGGGAAAGAGGCgttgtttttttattgtggAATCGCCGAGCCCAACCAAGGATCCGACCCGAATCACTGTTTAATAACTATTCGGCCCATTAACAACAACTTACTtaaaattttgtgaaaaaaaaaaaaaaaacaacttacttaaaaataatttgttttttaaaatacgGTGACGTAATATTGTTTCTTTCCCTCGTCGCTCGTCCTCTGTTTTCCCTCTCtcgatcatcatcttcttcttcttcctctgtatttttcttgcttcttgCTCCATTATTCCCACCGAACTTTTCACTCTTCTACTTAAGAACCATGGCTGGACTTCCTGCATTTCCTAGGGAACCCATTGCGTTAAACCTGAATCCCACTTCCATCATCACAAGAATTCGTGCATACCATCCAAAGTTTCATCAGTCTTTGGCTTTTCTCATTGTTTCCGGGGGTTTGTTTATACGCTCCAACTATTTGAAAACCcatttggaagaagaaggaagttaCTATCTTGACATCTTTCTTGTTTGCCTGGTTTTGATCATCGGTCCAAGAGCAATGATTAGAGTACGTCAAAGACTGATGGTCAGGTTGGGTGATTGGGGTTTCGCTCTGATTAAGGGCGTTAGTGCTGTGGTTTCTTTCACCTTCTTCCACTGGCTAGGGAAAAAGTTAGTGGGTGAAAAAGATGTGTACATTGCCTTCgcctctctatctctttcacCGACGATCTTGGGATCGCACAGGGCTTTCTTATTTCAGGATACACCTTGTTGCTCCGAGACTACCCTGAGCTTCCAAATACTATCTACATCAGTTCTGCGTTTACGCTTCTACTAGCCATCATGAACACGGCGCAGCCACCGCGGAACCAGCGTTACCACAGAGCTCGAGATGGCGTTTAGCCCGGCCCGATAGTACCAATTGGCGATTGAACCGGCCCAATAGTATGAGTTGGTGATTTGCTTTTGTTGGAGAAACTAGTTCATCGTAGTATATATAGAAGAACATTTTctaatagataatttttttttttttttttggtattggcTTCAAGCCTTTAATTGTAGTTGATAGAAATCTTTTACCAGGATCAATACAATGTGTGATAAGAGTATTAATATCGCTGATCAATGTtacttttatattgtttaaacATGGAAAGAGTGGGAAACAATGTGATGGATATGCAATAAGGTAGTTCAAAAAGTTAGGTGTGAGACATTCACATGTACTGTGTACACTAGAGGACAAAAAAAGCAGTGGAGACTGGAGAGATCATTTGACTGAGTTCTGAAGAGTTTTTGACAATGTAGAGGAAGTCAAATGGTTTGTTTACTCTAGAGCCTGAGCCACATCTGACCCTTTCCGGAGGATTATTTATATGCTTCGTGTCTTTTGACCTTTTTGTTAGTCAACGCAAGTTggatgtttattttatatacagttaagaaattggatttttaatatataacaaaaaaaaaaaaaattgtcctcgtgctctctatttttttttttctggtttaaatttctaattcaaaacatgtaaaaagatattaaaaaaaaaaaaaattgaggaagTTCCGTTTTTTCTTACTGATATCTTTTTTGTTACAAGTTTGTTAAACAAATTTAGTTATGTGGAAGAATATAATTGGTCATGTgataaatgaacaaaaataatgaGGGGCTTCAAAATAAGAGTAAaccctttgaaaaaaaaaaaaaaaaaaaaaaaaaaaaaaaaaaccttttNaaaaaaaaaaaaaaaaaaaaaaaaaagtaaaccctTTGTTAGGGCACACTGCACAAAaagaaacccttttttttttttttggggtaaaaGCAGAAACCCTATTTTTCCtatcacacaacaacaacaaagagaaaTGATGATGACTCTTGAGAGGAGGATTTGGAAAGTAATAGCCCTGTTGTCTCTATTCACGATCTCCATATCACTCTACAGTCTCTGTCCTTTATCGTCGTGTTCGTTCTGGTTTGCGGCCATGGGTGCCACAATCTTGTACGTGGCGTTGCTGCTCATCTCGCACTTGGGCACCAATATCCGCATCTACAAGGAAGAAGAGCCTCCTCTACCTGCTACACGAGCGACCTACTCTGTAATTCTTATTGCAGCCATGTTTTATTTCCCTTACTATTACTCCACCATCCATGTCTTGATGTATGTATGCTCCATGTTTGcctttcactacaagaaaacaagccaaTAGCGACTACACTGTTAGTCATTATTTAGTCGCTAAAAGGAGTGTTACGACCAAATTGCGACTAAAACCTGTAGTCGCTAACTGAGAGTCGCTAAAATTTATAGTCGTAATTTTAGTCGCCAAATGGCGACTACATTACGACAATCTTTTGTAGTCGTAAATCAGTCGTAAATCAGTCGTAATGTAGTCACTAAGTTAGTGACTAGTTTACGACTACATTAAGACTATTTGTATAGTCGTAAATTAGTCACTAAATGTAGTGACTACTTTACGACTACTTTAcgattatgtatttaaataatattacatataaatatttatatttatattataaatatttattttgatttatctttaattttatatttgaattttgttttacaaattctCTTTAATTGGATTTACATCTAATTCTTATATttgaacaattataaaaataactacaattaatattacataaacaaaacacatcttaACAAAACACATCTTAAGTATCATCATATTCATTACAACCCAAGTTCAaaagattaacaaaaagaaagaaacatcatattcattacaaccccaagttcaaaagataacaaaaagaaaaaacattgatcaagaaaacaacaagaaaagctTCTTCCAATCGTTTCCCAAGTTAGCTTCGTCTGCTTGTATCCTTCTCAAATCTGGAATTGATCCCTGTTATAACACAATACCTTAAGGTTCTGTCAAGTTGAAAAAATGAAggtacaaagaaaaagaaatgatccCAGATGATTGTATAAGATGAGCTAGAAGTGAAGAGTACCTTAAGCAGATGTTGATGGAGTTGGAGTTGTCTCTTTAGCTGAATGGCTTGCAACAAACTTCTGAAACCGCGGATCACATTCCCTCAGAAAATCTTCCACGATGGAGAATTGGTCAATCTTGCCGTTCTGGGCAGCAATAACTTTGGATTGCGCAGCAAGTTCTGCATCACGCCGCTGCAGTTGAGCAGCCTGTTCTTCATCATGCGCAGCAAGCCGCTCCAGTTGAGCAGCCTGTTCTTCTATCATGCGTTGAGCTTTCTTCAACTGTTCTTCGAGAGCCACAAAGGTAGTTGAGCCACATGCTTGCTTATGCGTTCCATCGACAAGGCAgtccttgaggcttccaactccataaggtgttcctcttgaatccttctcagtggacttgaaaataagagaaaagtgGAGGTTAGAAGATGACAAATTAAACTCCAAGACTATAAATGtgtattggttttttaaaaaagttacctCCAGGAAAATTTCTGTATATTCTTCTGTTGTGAGGTCCCGTGGCCGTGATTCTCCATCTGACACAGCAAAAGACTCTGCCTCGAGctgagacaacctctcttgAACAGTCTTCTCATATGTCCCTGCAATCTTTTCTGCCTTCCGATCAACATATGTACCATCAGGCTTTGTATGTGCCTTgatgaaaacctcaccaagtcggacttctcttcccaattcctcaaCCTGCAATGTTATAAGAgattaactttaaaaaataacagttaAGTAAGAATAACAGTTAAATAACAGAGTAAATAACACTTAACCATTTCGTCTTGAAGCTGTTGATAAGACTTTGGCCCTGAGAGGTGGACATGAGGACCTAGGCcgttacggtcagacatacgggCCTGAGAGTaggttttactcttttgttgtgcttcttcagtgtcccaGTAATCCTCCATCGTGCTCCAGAGAGTGTCTCCAATCCAGGTTGGTTGAACTCGACTAGTCCTCACATtgctaaccatgtctttgaTCCGCTTTTGACAGATTTTCTCAAAATAAGCTTGAACAGTTCCggttatcaaaggatcccaggtgtgggttttctagaaaaaaGGAGCTATTGTtagtgaaaagaagacatgtaaagcTATGTGACATAAGGCTTATTGtaagtgaaaagaagacatgtgaCATATATCCTTACCGCGAACTCAAtgaagtatctctcttgtttgtcccgcggcacacatgtccagctgtagaagggaccttcgaatttgtttagaagaattttagtaatcttccgaacaagtttTGACCCTTTGTCACGAGTAAACCTcgaaaagaaacaatacaagAGGCATCAGTTAATgagtcaaaagaaacaatacttCAACCAGTAAACATAAACAATACTTCAACCAGTAAACATAAACATGAATCTCAATACACaagcaatatatcataataCACAAGCAATGAATACACAAACATGAATCTAAAGACacaatcctaaagacacaataaaccaaacgaaatcaTAATAAACTTACTCTCGTTATCATAATCacaatcctaaagacacaataaaccaaacgaaataaacataaaccaaacgaaataaacatgaatctaaagacacaatcctaaagacacaataaaccaaacgaaatcataataaacgaaataaacatgaatctaaagacacaatcctaaagacacaatcATAATCACTatcctaaagacacaataaaccaaacgaaataaacattgaCCTACAGATTTCTCTTCTAACATTCACAAAACACCATTACAAATACATGATAAGAGAGAAAAATCATACCATTGGGTGTTCGGTAAGGGTGTGGGAGAGAGGACCGTGGTGAACTTATCCCGACCTGGCACCACAAGCAGGGCATTTAGAGCCCGAACCACGTCCTCCTGGAGCTCCGGCAACACCGTAGAAGTTTCTTCTTCGAAGTTGTTGCCTTGGGACGATGGATGCGATGGATGACTACGAGTCTGATGACTACGAGCCTGAGAGCGTTGAGCTGGAGAAGGCGGAGAGTCATCTTGAAGAGTTGCATGAGTCGCTGGATTGTAGTTAACTTCTACTGAAGGAGACCGGCGTACTTGAGGTGGAGGTTGGCGAGTAACGGAGCCCTGAAATAGTTGTTGAGGCGGAGGATAGTCCCGGATCTGGGATTCCGTTGAATGTCGTGGCAAAATGGGGACTTCATCAGGTGTCTGCTGCGTACGAGGAGCTTGGACTGCCGGCGTGAAGTCGTACTGACTGGGTAGATTAGTATGTCGTAGTCTTGACCCTCCGGGAATCTGAGAATGATTACGATcgagttttctctttcttcctcgagCAGGCATCGTGTGATGATTGAGACAAGAGActgagaagagagattgagaagagagagtgtcgattgagaagagagattgagaagagaaagacgattgagaagagagagtgtgaaGAGAGACTGTCGATTGCGGCTTTAGGGTTTGTCTCGAGGAACCCTTGTCTCGAatgagaagagataagaagattagggttttttttttaacggaatGTTAATGGATTTGGGCCTAAATTGGGTAATTAACCTAGATTTGGGCCTAAATTAATGCAATgaccttaaacaaaaaaaatttctaagttcaataattctatatataactaaatttaataatttctaagttcaataatttctaaattcaataatttctaagattaagaattaatttataagtttaagattagagtttataatatattattctatatataatttctatcttaattataataataaatcttcacataaattattttagtatttattaatccttaatgaatattgaaacaaaaaaataaataaggaaaagattctATATATAACCAATATAGATGCTTTAAATAGAGCATATTCATAAGTACAAATCCTATGCAAATATTGTTTgtgaataaaagtaaaaaaatgataGGCTTCTTAAAAAATGCATCGAACGGATGCATCATAACTCTTCTACCCGAGAGACATCTATTGTTCTTGCAAACACTACATGGACAGAAAAACTTACCGCCATTATTCTGAACTGTATCTTGGCTACTTCCAAACGAGAATTGGTCCAACCCCACTAATTCGAATTCTAATGAAAAATTTCctgccattatatatatatatatatatatatatatattttgtgtttttttaagaactatatatatatttttttggagaaaataaaagtttttataaagtcaaattttttttttgatctacatttttttttggggaaggaAAGACAATTGTGTTGGAATGAGATGACAAATGGatgcaatttgtttttaaagactaCATCTATGCCACTAATAGGCGACTACTCAATATCAGTTGGCCCCCACAGAAAAAACACGTTTTTTAACTGTCTTTTatgactatttggcgactacgCGGTGACTGTTTAACGACTCGCCGAATGAGTCGTagaatagtcgctaaattgacGACTATATTACGACCATCTAATGTGGTCGTAAAGCAGTGACTGTTTGGCGAGTAAATTACTGTAGTCACAACATAGTCGCAAAGTGGTCACTATCTGGTCGTTATTTTTGGCGACTACAAATGTAGTCGCTACTTGTAGTCGCTAAttgactgtttt encodes the following:
- the LOC104758857 gene encoding probable RNA polymerase II transcription factor B subunit 1-1, with translation MAGEQVENRGVKYKSSIKDPGTPGFLRINEVMLLFVPNDPKSDSKLKLQTKNIKSHKNTKEGSSKPPWLHLTTYQGRNHIFEFENYPDMHTCRDFVAVLIKSDEEPKKAAVSTSTEQLSIKEFELRFKLLKENSELQRLHKQFVESKVLTEDEFWATRKKLLGRDSIRKSKQQLGLKSMMVSGNKPSTDGRTNRVTFNLTPEIIFQIFAEKPAVRQAFINYVPSKMTEKDFWTKYFRAEYLYSTKNTAVAAAEAAEDEELAVFLKPDEILARETRQKIRRVDPTLDMEADEGDDYSHLMDHGIQRDGTMDVVEPQNDQFKRSLLQDLNRHAAVVLEGRSIDVDSEDTRVVAEALTRVKQVSKADGETTKDANQERLERMSRVAGMEDLQAPQNFPLAPLSIKDPRDYFESQQGNVVNVPRGAKGLKRNVHEAYGLLKESIVEIRATGLSDPLIKPEVSFEVFSSLTRTISTAKNIIGKNPRESFLDRLPKSNKDEVLHHWTSIQELLRHFWSSYPITTPYLHTKVGKLKDAMSNTYSKLDAMKESVQSDLRHQVSLLVRPMQQALDAAFQHYDADLQRRTAKSNGGERPNGYV
- the LOC104760043 gene encoding uncharacterized protein LOC104760043, producing MEDYWDTEEAQQKSKTYSQARMSDRNGLGPHVHLSGPKSYQQLQDEMVEELGREVRLGEVFIKAHTKPDGTYVDRKAEKIAGTYEKTVQERLSQLEAESFAVSDGESRPRDLTTEEYTEIFLESTEKDSRGTPYGVGSLKDCLVDGTHKQACGSTTFVALEEQLKKAQRMIEEQAAQLERLAAHDEEQAAQLQRRDAELAAQSKVIAAQNGKIDQFSIVEDFLRECDPRFQKFVASHSAKETTPTPSTSA